Within the Helicoverpa armigera isolate CAAS_96S chromosome 8, ASM3070526v1, whole genome shotgun sequence genome, the region tgagCTATACAAGGTAATAAAGAGAACAATATgtctagcggagatgccataacacaAAATCACCTAAGAAGGTAGCGCGCGAAAATTAGGGTGTTCGGGGGATGAGGAACCagaccataaaaaaaacaatcaaccAAGACCATTCTTTGttagattggttttgatttgactttAACTGATTACGCCTACCGTACATTACCAGACCTACATAATATAgtctattcatcatcatcaccttaGCCATAGAACGTCTCAGCCATAGTCTACAAAGCAACGGATAGTAAATTATTATGAGGTTAATCAATAagtaaatgcattttttaattatcgtttattataaaaataatgttaagagAGAACACACAACATGACCCAGCCGAGtgcaaacataaaatattaatacaaacattgttttgttttgaaaacgtGTAGACTGactttaattgaaaattgaaagAATTTCTGCCTTATTCATTCATTCTTTAAAGAATCTCCTCCGCCTGATAATGACATGCCATTGTCACTCACAAAATTAGAGCCAGTCATTGCTATAGATTTTTCACTCGCCAAAAATAACACAAGATCAGCAATTTCTTCAGGAACCGAAACCCTTTTAAGAAGTGTTGAATCTCCTAGCTGTTTGAACAAAGCCTCTTGTTCTTCTTTTGTTCGTCCCATGTTTTCAACAATATCAGTCAGGACTTGTCCTGGATTAATGACATTAACGCGAACACCACTTGATGCCAGTTCAAGCGCAACAGCTCTAGTGAAATGATCCAGACCAGCTTTTGCTGTGCTGTATGCGAAAGCCTCCTTAGACAAAATTCGAATTGCGGCAATGCTTGAGATGTTCACAATATTCCCCTTTGTTTTGATAAGGTGTGGAGTAGTTAGATGACTTAAGTAAACCACTGAACGAAGGTTCGTAGACATTATCTTGTCAAAAAGTACCATCGGTTGCTTAGATTGAATCCCTTCAAATCCACCGACGCCAgcgttatttacaaatacatcaattttgccataaaaaaaaaaaaattgccataaACTTTGACAGTCTCATCAACGATTCTTTTGGCCTCTTCATCTTTAGTGACGTCAGCAACGAGCACTAATGGTTTGCCACATTTCTTACTAAACCTATAgcttatgattaatttatttaaagatcATAATGTCTACTGTAAATATAAAATCggctgtttaaatatttatgtacagcCAAATAATGACACAAATATAAACTCAATCAACACCTACAAAGTATATATATTTGTAGAACTAAAGCAAGCCATCATTTCCAGTCGATTTAAAATCTACGTGGATCCAGGTCACCGTATTCAGGTAACAGTCGAGTACAAATCTAGAGCGGCGTGAACATGATTACCATTAACGTTTTGTCGTGAATTGTACTACCTCTTTTCATTTTTAAGGCAAAATGAATAGAGGTAGATGAACCAgtggagatgatgatgattagaagaagatttttttaaagactaaAACTAAAACGTCGTTAAGGGTAGTGAGAAGGCAAAAAGACAGACATAAAGTCCTACCAAGGAGGTTTCCTGGATAACTGCGTTgtggaggtctgataggcagaagctccatgtaaaacactggttcccAGCTGCCTGCAGTTAGACTAGCATCCGACCCCAAATATATTGggaaaacgaacaaaaaaaaaacaaaaacactcgATCAacggaaatataatttatttattataaaaacaaagccCGATTTCGTGCAGTCGTTCTTAAGTCATAGTAATTctgtgaaaaattatttacgcTTGCTTAGGCTCTAAGATTTCCAGAAGTACAGCTGATAGCATAGCACCATTGTCACACACAAAATTAGAACCAGTAATCGCTCTAGCTTTGTCACTCGCCAAAAATAACACTAGATCACCAATTTCTTCTGGGATTGAGACCCTTTTGAGAGGCATTGTATTCtcaaattctttgaaaaaagcTGCTTGCTGTTCCTTCGTTTTTCCAATGTTTTCCATTAAGTTAGTCACAACAGGTCCTGGATTGATGGTATTTACGCGAACACCGCTTGATGCTAGCTCAAGTGCCACAGCTCTAGTAAAGTGATCCAGACCCGCCTTCGCTGCACTGTATGCAAACATGTCCTTCGAAAATATTCGGCGGGCAGCAACGCTTGATATGTTCACAATATTCCCTTTTGTCTTCACAAGGTGAGGAGCAGCAAGATGAGTTAAGTAAACCGCTGAGCGGAGGTTTGTAGTCATTACCTTGTCAAATACTGCCATTGCGTCTTCAGATTGAATACGGGCTGGATTTGCGATGCCAGCATTGTTCACTAGAATATCGAGTTTGCCAAATACTCTCAAAGTCTCATCAATAATTCTTTTAATGTCTTCTTCTTTAGTAACGTCAGCTACGAGTACTAAAGGTTTGCCACATTTCTTAGCGACATTGTTCAGTTTCTCCTGGTTTCTTCCTACTATAGCGACCTTAGCGCCTTCTTCTGCGAATTTGATGGCGATGGCTGCTCCAATACCAGAGCTGCTGCCAGTCACAATAACAACCTTGTTTTGAAAACTCATGTTGATAATTTAGTTACTGAGTCAGTACTGTTATATTGTCATTCTTGTGCAGGATTATATATAGCATTATTTGCTATCTAGATAGACAGTCACTTACAACAAAAGTCAcacaatgtcaagagtatttttaagataacaataaatatgttaCTACAGAATCGTTTTTGTGCCCAGAGGATTCCGTAACTTCACTCACTCTTTTACGATATACATCGATATGCAGTTAATATTACATATTCTCGTATTATTATGTACCAAAGTAAGACAGTTTATTTCGTTCATTGACGATTGGTGGACACAATGTGGAAAAGGATCTCTAAAAACAGTGATAAGTTGTTCATTATATTGTGTAGGTACTCAGAGTCATAATCTAATCTATGAATTTATGATTGTatttatctaaactcaataaGATATATCTGGATaaatatgagaacagccaccgtggctatttataaaatattttttcatcccaccatcggaaagagtagttctaccctttgatatctgagcgcaaaagccgtttttatcctctagagcggcaaagtgatatGAATTTAGCATAACATTGTGTGcaaatactccatttgtgacaatcttgataagacttttcaaacaaatactgcttaaaataattatacaattaattaagtaatttttattattgtttttacatagattgttaacctcgtttcatttttaaactgagttttcaaataaatgaaccttaataggtatttctttttaatttgatacttatatgcatgtgcgcgccattttgtttttttgcaattagTAATTTCTTCGATGAAGTGggaagaaattattattttttattgttttgcggTCGATTTTAAAcctcattacatttttaaactgagtttttgcataaataagTTGTAATagttacatctttttaatttgccaTGTGCGACGTGcgtgccattttctttttttaagtttagaaatttcctcgatgaggtgggatgaaaagttacgtgttgcactcgagtgcaaagatttttcaccttgtgctcttttgattcccttgctatcgctcaggattctaattattgaaatactcgctacgctcgtgtttcaattttaaaatccttcgcttgctcggtcatcaaaattgagacCGCCAGTTTCTCCTGTTTTCttctcacacccttgtttaacccactaattagcaaaatggctggatctttaccagctgatttttcatatccggtttattgacagttcaactttttaattttatattttacggatgtaattgttgccattacacaacgttttgatgacaaatattttcttaagctaccaacattcagGTAGTgctgagaaattagtatgtttttatgtcattatctgttcattacttaagcaacgtttataggtataaaaaatattaatcactacttaaggcttaagtagtaattagttaaaacaatgcttagaagatgattacttgatttttataagtaaggctgctaattcataatttatttgtacctaAACTCAATTGAATAGTCACAATTAAagcatcaatatttatattatcgtACATCATATTTAGTTGCTGTTTGATAAATAAGTTTCTATTTAAGTGCCTCGTTGGTCATGATTTCGTATATTGTGACTGCTGTGCGCGGGTCAATCGGACTGAAATAGCTTTGTGGggtttagaaactttcacaaggcagcccggagcctggaagttggtgattgatacacccgtgcatttGAGAGCACGTTTATGATTGTCCTGCACCTGATCTATCtacggtcgtgtcggattgtcgtcccatcaactgtgagagtgaaggaatagagagcaCACTCGTGTCTGCGCAATAAAATTGCTTATGCACTATATTATGTTCTTTCCCATTATTAAGatcttatgaataaaattatttattgctagATACATATATAGCAAGTTGCAAGGTTTACCTTCAATCAAAAGATTTTGACACTGACCGTAGGTAGCTTTAAAgtcaaatatgtacctacctctaaataatatttttttcttatataactGCCAAGATTTATAAAATGACTTTCGCCTGCACAGCATGAATGTTAGTACGAGGGCCAGAAAGAAGTTTTTTTAAGTGAGCTATAAGATACGAGGTAAGGCTGgcgcatggagaacaaaatgccTAATGTAAATGGCGAAGGTGCCATAACAcaaaatcacctaagaaagtagcgcgcgaAAATAAGTGTGTTCGGGGGATGAGGAACCAGaccgttaaaaaaaaaacaatcaatcaagaccattctttgacagattggttttgatttgactttAACTGATTACGCCTACCGTACATTACCAGACCTACATAATATAgtctattcatcatcatcaccttaGCCATAGAACGTCTCAGCCATAGTCTACAAAGCAACGGATAGTAAATTATTATGAGGTTAATCAATAagtaaatgcattttttaattctcgtttattataaaaataatgttaagtcTCTCTTACACACACAACATGACCCAGCCGAGtgcaaacataaaatattaagacaAACATTGTTTTGGTTTGAAAACGTGTAGACTGACTCTAATAATGATGAATAACTTGGACCTTGAAAGAATTTCTGCCTTATTCATTCATTCTTTAAAGAATCTCCTCCGCCTGATAATGACATGCCATTGTCACTCACAAAATTAGAGCCAGTAATTGCTACAGATTTTTCACTGGCCAAAAATAACACAAGATCAGCAATTTCTTCAGGAACCGAAAGCCTTTTAAGAGGTGTTGAATCTCCTAGCTGTTTGAACAAAGCCTCTTGTTCTTCTTTTGTTCGTCCCATGTTTTCAACAATATCAGTCAAGACTGGTCCTGGATTAATGACATTAACGCGAACACCGCTTGATGCCAGTTCAAGCGCAACAGCTCTAGTGAAATGATCCAGACCAGCTTTTGCTGTGCTGTATGCGAAAGCCTCCTTAGACAAAATTCGAATTGCGGCAATGCTTGAGATGTTCACAATATTCCCCTTTGTTTTGATAAGGTGTGGAGTAGCTAGATGAGTTAAGTAAACCACTGAACGAAGGTTCGTAGACATTATCTTGTCAAAAAGTACCATCGATTGCTTAGATTGAATCCCTTCAAATCCACCGACACCAGCGTTATTTACCAATACATCAATTTTGCCATAAACTTTGACCGTCTCATCAACGATTCTTTTGGCGTCTTCATCTTTAGTGACGTCAGCAACGAGCACTAATGGTTTGCCACATTTCTTAGCGACGTTGTTCAGTTTCTCCTGGTTTCTTCCTACTATAGCGACCTTAGCGCCTTCTTCTGCGAATTTAATGGCGATGGCAGCTCCAATACCAGAGCTGCTGCCAGTCACAATAACCACTTTGCCTTTAAAACTCATATTGAATTAATTCTTGAACCACTAATAAGACAATactgtaatatatttttcttgaatcAGCATATAAATAGGCTTACACAGATAATCTTATCTTCATAATATTGATCGGGGatggcaaaaataataattaagataatgCGAAAACGTCATTCATTTGCAAACCAGCCTCACACAAAGGATTCCGTACCTCCTTTTATCCATACCTATTTTGATCAGATAGGCTATCATCTGTTATACCTGGAAGAACGTGTAAAAGCCTTGATTCCATATTTATTAATAGCGGTTTTCGGATGCGGGTGAGTTCAGTGGAAATACCCCGTGCCTGGACAAAATATAACCTTTCTCATCAAGCGATAGTATTGCATGCTAACAGTGAAATATCAATCACAACTTAATTAGTTGAATAGTCGGAGCATCTAGGgaaaacaatcaaataaataatatcagtcTAGGTTATCAAAAATGGGTCTGgttggaaaaaatattcaaatagtgATGAAAAGGACCTTTTAATACATATCTCTAACAGAGGAACAAATTAAAAGTCATCCTTCCGTTTGCTTGATTTTATCAGCTGTTGTTATATAACTAATTACTATCTATCGCCTCTGGATTTTCCATTGCAAGATAGATATTTAGTAATATATATTCATACCAATCTCATTCGACACTGCCAGTGACGGTAATAAGTCCTAGTAGCGAAGTGGTCGCATTTCTGCCTCtcataaataagtttttgagTCAGGGAAGTAACAGTTCATGTTTAAAATAtgcagtaatataataaaaaaggaaatattatttgtttgcttgtaaaGGACTCCCAAAGGTACcggtttgaattatttttttcactattaagtcgtggtggcctattgGGCAAAGAGTCACCTATCAAGTATGAGAACGTGGGTTCGATTTGAGGTCAAGCAGGTACGACTACAATTATTCTAAGTTTGTAcattatgtactttctgagtatatcttggacacttaggattgtgttttggatggcacgttaaactgtaggtcctggctgtcattgaacattcttggcagttgttacggtagtcagaagccagtaggtctgAAACCAGTCTAAAAAAAGgggtccgggtaactgggttgaggaggtcagataggcagtcgctccttgtaaagcactggtactcagctgaatccggtaagactggaagccgaccccaacatagttggaaaaaaggcttaACTTTTTTAAGTGAGCTATACGAGGTAAGGCTGacgcatggagaacaaaatgactgccggagatgccataacagacaatcacctaagaaagtagcgcgccaaaattaGAATGTCCGGGGGATGAGGAATCctagtattattaaaaaaaaacaaacaaccaaGATCTACGacagattgattttgatttgacttTCAATGTTCACGCCTACCTACCGTATATTACTAGACCAATGTAATATAATCTATTACGGAAcaaatagtaaattattaaaaggttaatcaataagtaaatatttttttaaaattatcgtttattataaaaagttagtAAGAATAGACACTAGGTCACACGTAGGTCATATTGAAAAAGTGTAGACTGACTTTAATAATGATGAATAACTTGGACTTTGAAAGAATTTCTACTTTATTCATTCATTCTTGAAAGTATCTCCTCCACCTGATAATAACATGCCATTGTCACTCACAAAATTAGAGCCAGTAATTGCTACAGATTTTTCACTCGCCAAAAATAACACAAGATCAGCAATTTCTTCAGGAACCGAAACCCTTTTAAGAGGCGTTGAATCTCCTACCTGTTTAAACAAAGCCTCTTGCTCTTCTTTTGTATGTCCCATGTTTTCAACAAAATCAGTCAAAACTATTCCTGGGTTAATGACATTAACGCGAACTCCACTTGATGCCAGTTCAAGCGCAACAGCTCTAGTGAAATGATCCAGACCAGCTTTTGCTGCGCTGTATGCGGAAGCTTCCTTAGACAAAATCCGAATTGCAGCAATGCTTGAGATGTTCACAATACTCCCCTTTGTCTTGATAAGGTGTGGAGTAGCTAGATGAGTTAAGTAAACCACTGAACGAAGGTGCGTAGACATTATCTTGTCAAAAAGTACCATTGGTTGCTTAGATTGAATCCCTTCAAATCCACCGAAACCAGCGCTATTTACTAATACATCAATTTTGTCATAAACTTTGACCGTTTCATCAACGATTCTTTTGGCGTTTTCATCCTTAGTAACATCAGCAACGAGCACTAATGGTTTGCCACATTTCTTAGCGACATTGTTCAGTTTCTCCTGGTTTCTTCCTACTAAAGTGACCTTAGCGCCTTCTTCTGCGAATTTAATGGCAATGGCTGCTCCAATACCAGAGCTGCTGCCAGTCACAATAACCACTTTGCCTTTAAAACTCATGTTGAATTAATTCTTGTACCACTAATGAGACAAtactgtaatatatttttattcggaTCAGCATATAAATAGGTTTACACAGGCAATCTTATCTTCAATAATATTGATCGGGGATggcaaaaataattgttaagaTAATGCAAAAACGTGAAAGGATTCCGTACCTTATTTTATCCTTACCTCTTTTGGATCAGTTAGGCTATCATTGGTTTGCACGTGGAAGAACGTGTTCCACATAGctaaaactaaatatgtataaaaataaaaaagtatgtatgtatgcaaataaaaatcttgatgccatatttatttctagcggtttcccgcgatttcacccacATTCCGTGGAAACTTCTGCTTCACtttcccgtacccggacaaaatatagcctttctCACCAAGCGGCAAGTAGTAGCACCTGCCTCCCATGTACAAGTCTACGAGTGAGATTAAcgactaattaaaataaaaattaatgatgTGTTAGTACTTTCTTCTCCAGGATATCCATGACTAGCggtgaaaataaacatcagGGCCGACCTAATTCCTGGTCTAAGCCTTGCGCAAGAGTGGTCCTCAGTCATTTTGAATTCTCtgtcaggcaatcaatccatcttttcctcggtctatcTCTGCCTCCTAACACAAACCGTCATTCTAAAATACACTTTTGTATCCAcagttttttatagtttacttAATTCATTTTCCAATATGacttttatatgtaaaataaatatattaattgctTATTGCGTAGCAAAATTTGTATGTCACCATATACTTTTTCCTTGAACAACGGCATCTTTTCAAACAGGTTGTAACATGCCCCGTAATTTTGCCGAATCATACTAGATTGCTAGCTATggatttcttatttatatttcaacaactttaaaaatattgagtaCTGAGTAATGATTCATCCCGaaattaatatatgtatgtaaaaaatttAGGGTTCCTCTGTAGATAAAAAGAACCATTTTCTTTGAAACTTGTGAAGTCATAAATTTTGGACGTCTATAAGAAATAGATTTATTAGTAAGATCTTAGGTAAATATGTACGAATTTTGCGGAGCCCTGAACGCCCCAGGTCGGTCCGCGCTGTTTAACGTCGTTGTGGGATAGATTTCCTCGGTGATATTTTGTGCACTAGGTACTTAAATCTGCCGCCCTATATAACCCTATGCCGGGCAGTTGTAACAGAGGTACGTGCATCTGTCATTATTAACTTCTTCTGTTTCAAAAAGAACGAAAGTAGCTACGGGATCCTCTATCTAAGGTTAGTTCACACTTAAGCAATTTTGCTGGATcatatttcaaaacaataaaagcaacgtattatattttgataaacgataaatattgataaatatttagacGATAAGATTTTACGTCTATTTATATCCATATTCAGTTTTCATAAATCAAACTTAGTAGTAAATCAGTACTGAACTGTACAGCTCAGTGGATTTTCACAATGAGTTTTCAAGACAAAGTGGTTATTGTGACTGGCAGCAGCTCTGGTATTGGAGCAGCCATCGCCATTAAATTCGCAGAGGAAGGTGCTAAGGTCGCTATAGTAGGAAGAAACCAAGAGAAATTAAACAATGTCGCTAAGAAATGTGGCAAATCATTAGTGCTCGTTGCTGATGTTACTAAAGATGAAGAtaataaaagaattgttgatGAAACTGTGAGAGTGTTTGGCAAACTGGATATTCTAGTCAACAATGCTGGAGTAGCTCATTCTGGCTCTATTCAAGCCGAGGACGCGATGGCAACATTTGACAAGGTAATGACTACAAACCTCCGCTCAGCGGTTTACTTAACTCATCTTGCTGCTCCTCACCTTGTGAAGACAAAAGGGAATATCGTGAACATATCAAGCGTTGTCGCATTCCGAGTAATTACGAAGGAAATGTTTGCATACTGCACGTCGAAGGCAGCTCTGGATCATTTCAGTAGAGCTATTGCACTTGAGCTGGCATCAAGTGGAGTTCGTGTTAATATCGTCAATCCAGGACCTGTGCACACAGATGCTTTTGTAAATTTGGGTGCATCAAAGGAACAAGAAGCAGCTATCCTTAAACAGTTAGGAGATGCTATGCCTCTAAAAAGAGTTTCAGTACCTGAGGAGATTGCTGATCTAGTATTATTTTTGGCCAGTGAAAAAGCCAAAGCTATTACTGGCTCTAATTTTGTGACTGACAATGGTGCATCGGTAGGATCTACGTCTCTCTCTCTTGACTAAAATATTTCCAACATTCACTTACTTCCTATTTGATATCCTTCTCAAAGGATTAATTAGTGTAACACTtaatcaagttttatttttgctaaacataaattatgaatAAGTTACTTATCATGTCTTTTATTGTGTTTAATCCTATCCAATATGTATACTATATTTCCAACCAGAAactatttatctttaaaaaaatatacatttatttataaatagtctTTAAGAAGGAAAATAACGCAGtgggtatttttttgttaaaactggATAAGATGTTTGATATTGTTTTGCTTTAGCAAACTGCTCTTATGAACTTTTGTGCTTGTTTAAATTTTCTAAAATAGCTTTTTTtatgggaagtcatcaaatgacgtATATGtggtgtgagggagtgtcactTTTAATGACTAAAGCCCACCATGTCCCTTCTTCAgtggtaattctttcgaacaataccgcagccccggcagtctTTTACCCTATAAAATCCGATGCTTGGCTGAATGATGAGACTCTAAACCTTCAATAAATAGATGAACACATAGCAACAAAATCTAATTGAGGAAAATTAGAACATAAATTGAAATTTTCGTGATGAAGATAACGTCTTGATAAGATATATGCACatcaaccaaaaataaaaacaagtttttgaTTACATATCACAGACTTTTATTTCCCAACAATATTCATTATCAGAAATTATAATCCAGAAATGTCATTCGCCTAGCTACAAAAGCAAAACATCGATTATTTAAAAGGTGCCTTTATTTTCCAACAACACACCGTTATCAGAAACATACGAAGATCCAGTTATAGCCTTTGCCTTATCAGAAGCTACGAACAGAACAAGATCAGCAATTTCTTCAGGATCAGAAATTCTGTTCAATGCTGTCATATCCGTCATACGTTTGAATGTAGTTGCTTGCTGTTCTTTCGTTGCGCCTAAATTTTCGATTATATCAGTCACTACAGGTCCTGGGTTGACGGTATTTACACGTACACCGCTTGATGCCAGCTCAAGTGCAACCGCTCTACTGAAATGATCCAGGGCTGCCTTTGATGTACAATACGGAAAAGCTTCCTTGGAAAATACTCGAAATGCTACAGCACTGGAAATGTTCACGATATTCCCTTTTGTCTTAACAAGGTGAGGAGCAGCAAGATGAGTTAAGTAAACCACAGAACGAAGATTGGTCGATATAACTTTATCAAATACGGCCATTGCATGTTCAGCCTGAATACCGGTTGCATTTGCAATACCTGCGTTGTTTACTAAAATATCGAGTTTGCCAAATACTCTTAAAGTCTCATCCACAATTCTTTTGGCGTCTTCATCTTTAGTAACGTCAGCGACGAGCACTAATGGTTTGCCACATTTCTTAGCGACGTTGTTCAGTTTCTCCTGGTTTCTTCCTACTAAAGTGACCTTAGCGCCTTCTTCGGCGAATTTAATGGCGATGGCTGCTCCAATACCAGAGCTGCTGCCGGTCACAATAACCACTTTGTCTTGAAAACTCATGTTGTTTATTCACCAAATATCGTTTTGTTACTGCAGATTTGACAATATGTCACCTGCTATAAATAATGACGAAACCGATAATCTaatcaatcattaatatttGTCACCTTTTTAATAACTAGATAGTTTTAAGTGACAAAGCGAAGTGTGATGTAATTGACGCAacattttttgtatgttataaGAAAAGTAAATTATGGATAATGTAATTTAACGTTTTGTTCCCGTTACAATTCATAACAACATCATAAGCCTTTTTAACCTTCGAGACGCCTTAGTcttttcacactggcggattttccgagcGGAAAACTCAAGCGACATCGCTAGGTTCGTGCGGGTTTGGAACATACCTACGGTTTGTATATAccaaatgatatttaaatagattcaGTAGTTAGGATATAAAGTGCTACATTCATAAACACAGACAAGACTTATTCATAATTTCAGTACCAGATTAACCTATGACCCGTAAGTTCTAACGAGCTCCTTTCTTAACTCTATCATTGTTAGGGACAGACATTTTGCTACTAACTAAATGGCTTGGTGGGAGGTCGAAAAAGATTCCAAGGGGTCGCGGTTCGTACGTTCCATGTAACTACGGATCCGTCAACACGCGGAATAGCAAGAGAAAAACAAAAAGGTCTATAAAGAAATAAGCCCATCTTTAGATTAGCAACAATGAGctcgctttattttttttattttatcaacgaAGATACTACAAAGATAGAATTAATTACTTTCATTGGACGTCACTAATTTGTTTTCTATATTtgtaatctaatattttttgctattctACAAGACTTTTTGAAGGTATGCAGAAGAGTCCGAGTATCACTACCTCTTCTACCAGTTAGAAAAGCGTTATGGGATATATCAGAGTTTTATTTCAGatgaaaaattaaacaaaaataaaaatgtaattatttattgtaggcCTTTACTATCTACCAACACTCCGTTATCGGTTACAAACGTCGATCCAGTTATCGCTTT harbors:
- the LOC135117226 gene encoding 17-beta-hydroxysteroid dehydrogenase 14-like, coding for MSFQNKVVIVTGSSSGIGAAIAIKFAEEGAKVAIVGRNQEKLNNVAKKCGKPLVLVADVTKEEDIKRIIDETLRVFGKLDILVNNAGIANPARIQSEDAMAVFDKVMTTNLRSAVYLTHLAAPHLVKTKGNIVNISSVAARRIFSKDMFAYSAAKAGLDHFTRAVALELASSGVRVNTINPGPVVTNLMENIGKTKEQQAAFFKEFENTMPLKRVSIPEEIGDLVLFLASDKARAITGSNFVCDNGAMLSAVLLEILEPKQA
- the LOC135116645 gene encoding 17-beta-hydroxysteroid dehydrogenase 14-like — translated: MSFKGKVVIVTGSSSGIGAAIAIKFAEEGAKVAIVGRNQEKLNNVAKKCGKPLVLVADVTKDEDAKRIVDETVKVYGKIDVLVNNAGVGGFEGIQSKQSMVLFDKIMSTNLRSVVYLTHLATPHLIKTKGNIVNISSIAAIRILSKEAFAYSTAKAGLDHFTRAVALELASSGVRVNVINPGPVLTDIVENMGRTKEEQEALFKQLGDSTPLKRLSVPEEIADLVLFLASEKSVAITGSNFVSDNGMSLSGGGDSLKNE
- the LOC135116612 gene encoding 3-oxoacyl-[acyl-carrier-protein] reductase FabG-like → MSFKGKVVIVTGSSSGIGAAIAIKFAEEGAKVTLVGRNQEKLNNVAKKCGKPLVLVADVTKDENAKRIVDETVKVYDKIDVLVNSAGFGGFEGIQSKQPMVLFDKIMSTHLRSVVYLTHLATPHLIKTKGSIVNISSIAAIRILSKEASAYSAAKAGLDHFTRAVALELASSGVRVNVINPGIVLTDFVENMGHTKEEQEALFKQVGDSTPLKRVSVPEEIADLVLFLASEKSVAITGSNFVSDNGMLLSGGGDTFKNE
- the LOC110372228 gene encoding 17-beta-hydroxysteroid dehydrogenase 14-like, with protein sequence MSFQDKVVIVTGSSSGIGAAIAIKFAEEGAKVAIVGRNQEKLNNVAKKCGKSLVLVADVTKDEDNKRIVDETVRVFGKLDILVNNAGVAHSGSIQAEDAMATFDKVMTTNLRSAVYLTHLAAPHLVKTKGNIVNISSVVAFRVITKEMFAYCTSKAALDHFSRAIALELASSGVRVNIVNPGPVHTDAFVNLGASKEQEAAILKQLGDAMPLKRVSVPEEIADLVLFLASEKAKAITGSNFVTDNGASVGSTSLSLD
- the LOC135116633 gene encoding 17-beta-hydroxysteroid dehydrogenase 14-like, with the protein product MSFQDKVVIVTGSSSGIGAAIAIKFAEEGAKVTLVGRNQEKLNNVAKKCGKPLVLVADVTKDEDAKRIVDETLRVFGKLDILVNNAGIANATGIQAEHAMAVFDKVISTNLRSVVYLTHLAAPHLVKTKGNIVNISSAVAFRVFSKEAFPYCTSKAALDHFSRAVALELASSGVRVNTVNPGPVVTDIIENLGATKEQQATTFKRMTDMTALNRISDPEEIADLVLFVASDKAKAITGSSYVSDNGVLLENKGTF